The sequence below is a genomic window from Polaribacter vadi.
AATTTAAAGATTTTCTACTTTGTAACCATAAATAATATTGCAATCCAAATAAAATAGCACCTGCTAATAAATGTACAGCTTGTGTACCTAAAGGAAATTCTGCATAATACATTAAGATACCTGTAATAGTTTCAAGAAATAATAAGAAAACAATCCAATTTACTAATTTATAACCAAGATTTTTAACTTGGTTAATGTAAAATAAACCCAGGTTTACCAACACAATTGCAATGGTAAAAGATCTATGAAAATAGAATTTAAAACTAGGATCCATTAAACTATAATTTTTATTTTCGAAACCAAACAGTTTTACTTGCTCATCTATAAATTGCCTAACTTGAGTTCCCATTGCAATTTGTATCAACGAAAAAATAACAGAAATTATAAGTAACTTATTAAAAAGTGAGTTGTAATTATAGGTTTTTTTATCAGAAATAATAAATTTTAATTGTAATAAAAGCGCAATAATAATCAACCCAATAACCATATGAATGGTTATAATTTCTGGTTTCAAGTTGGTGTCAACAACTATTTTACCCAAAACTGCTTCAATCAACATTAAAAAGAAAGCTGTAAATGCTAAATATGGAATTCGTTTGTCCGTTTTCCAGAATTTGGTTGATGCGTATATCAAAAATAAAAACACAAAACCTGCTAAAACAGAAGCTAATCTATTGATATATTCTGTCCAAGTATGGTATTTATTGAACTTATTATAATCGTGTTTGGTGTATTTAGACCAGTTTTTTATTGTAAAAGTATCTGCAGTTGTAATGTTTTTATCAGCAACAAACAATGCCTCGTCTTTAATTATAATAATGCCTTTTTTATACTCGGTATTTGGTTTCCAAGTTATTTGCTCTTCAGATGTTGGTGGAATATAGTATCCAAAACATTTAGGCCAATCAGGGCAACCCATTCCAGAACCTGTCATTCTAACAACTGAGCCAGCTAAGAAAATTAAATAGACAGAAATTATTGAGTATTGTACAATTTTAGGAAATCTTTTTTTCATCAGATATAAAACTTTCTGCAAAAATACGCCAAAAAAAAGTCGCTTAAAATTAATTAAGCGACTTGTTCTTATGTAAAAAAAATCTAAATAATATTAGATAACTCTAACGTCTACTGCGTTTAAGCCTTTTCTACCTTCTTTTAAATCGAATTCAACTGCATCACCTTCTCTTACTTCGTCGATTAATCCTGATACATGCACAAAATACTCTGTGTTTGAATCATCTTCTGTTACGAATCCAAATCCTTTAGATTCGTTGAAGAATTTTATTGTTCCTGTTTTCACTTTGATATATAATAAATGTTAATAATACTACAAATATACATTAATTGTAATTGATTTTATCAAATCGGCTTTTAAATCATATTTAATTATTTTTTTTAGTGATTATAGGAGATTTATAAAAGAAGTTTTTTTTAGAAAATAATGATTAAAATAAAAAATTGAAATCTTGTTTTAGGAATGTCAATAGGAATACAGGTTGTAGCGTTTTTTTAATTATAAAAAACTATAAATCAATTAGTTGTAAAAATATTTTTTTAAGTGATAAAACTCAAAAAAATACCATTTTGTTAAAAACTCGCTTGTTTTGTGGATAAGTATGGATTGCTTTTTTTACTAAAAAAGGCAATCTTTGTTAACATCTTTAATAACGTTTAA
It includes:
- a CDS encoding cold-shock protein; its protein translation is MKTGTIKFFNESKGFGFVTEDDSNTEYFVHVSGLIDEVREGDAVEFDLKEGRKGLNAVDVRVI
- a CDS encoding COX15/CtaA family protein, whose amino-acid sequence is MKKRFPKIVQYSIISVYLIFLAGSVVRMTGSGMGCPDWPKCFGYYIPPTSEEQITWKPNTEYKKGIIIIKDEALFVADKNITTADTFTIKNWSKYTKHDYNKFNKYHTWTEYINRLASVLAGFVFLFLIYASTKFWKTDKRIPYLAFTAFFLMLIEAVLGKIVVDTNLKPEIITIHMVIGLIIIALLLQLKFIISDKKTYNYNSLFNKLLIISVIFSLIQIAMGTQVRQFIDEQVKLFGFENKNYSLMDPSFKFYFHRSFTIAIVLVNLGLFYINQVKNLGYKLVNWIVFLLFLETITGILMYYAEFPLGTQAVHLLAGAILFGLQYYLWLQSRKSLN